CCTTGGCCGACATCTGGAGAACGTTGCGATCCTCCAGGAAGACACGGCCTTGCTTGAAGCGCGTGCCCGGCCGTGTGTAGCCGAGCGAGGCGAGCGCAACTGTGGTCTTTCCGGCCCCGGATTCGCCGATCAACGCGACGACCTCACCGGCGTTCACGTCGACGCTGCACTGGTGCACCGTCTCGATCCAGATACCGGAGGGAGGCCTGCCTTCGACGATCAGGTCCTCGATCCGCAACAGGGCCGTCACTAGGTGAGTTCCTCGGAAATGGCTCGGCCGGACTGTGCGCCCAGCCAGTCAACGATGAGATTGACGCCGACGGTCAGGATAGCGATGGCGAAGGCCGGTGCGAGCACGGCAACGTAAGCGCCGGTCTGCAAGGCGTTGAGGTTTTCGCGTACCATCGAGCCCCAGTCGGCCTCGGGGGGCTGAATGCCGAGACCGAGGAAGCTCAGGCTCGACAGGAAGAGAATGGAGTAGGTCAGCCGCAGGCCGAACTCGACTGCAAGCGGGCGGATCGTGGACGGCCAGATTTCGCGGAACAGGATCGAGAACAACGCCTCACCGCGGGCACGCGCCACCTCGACGAACTCCAGGGCCGCGATGTTCATCGCCACCGCCCGCCCGACACGCGCGACGCGTGACGCGTGCAGTACGGCAATCGTGCCGATCAGAACCGGCAGGCTGGATCCCAATGAAGCGATCACGATCAGCGCCAGAAGCAGCGGCGGGAACGACAGCATCATGTCAACCAGCCAGAGCGTGAAGTCGTCGTAGCGACCCTTGATCTCGGCGGCGGAGAAACCGACCACCATGCCCAGCAGAAAGCCGAGCACGGTTGCGGCGAGCGCCACACCGACCGTGAGTCGTGCACCGTAGAGCAGACGCGAGAACAGGTCACGACCGAGCGCGTCGGTACCCATTATGGTCTCGCCGGGCTCCTCGAAGGGCGAATCCGAGACGATCTCGCCGACACCGTAGGGTGCCAGCAAGGAGCCGATAATGGCCAGGACGAGGCCGACCACGACGATGATGATGCCCGCCCAAGCCCAACGATCGGGTTTCGGACGGGCGCGCTTGCTGCGCTTGCGCGGTGCGGCGACAGGAGCGACAGCATCGGTCATTTCGCATACCTCAAGCGCGGGTTGGCCATGATTGCGCCGATGTCGGCGCAGATGTTGAGCGCGATATAGAAGCCGCAGAAGATCAGGGCCACGGCCTGAATCTGCGGCAGATCGCGAAACACGACGGAGTCGACCATCAGGCGGCCGAGGCCCGGATAGGTGAAGATCACTTCAATGATGACG
The genomic region above belongs to Rhodospirillales bacterium and contains:
- a CDS encoding ABC transporter permease, producing MTDAVAPVAAPRKRSKRARPKPDRWAWAGIIIVVVGLVLAIIGSLLAPYGVGEIVSDSPFEEPGETIMGTDALGRDLFSRLLYGARLTVGVALAATVLGFLLGMVVGFSAAEIKGRYDDFTLWLVDMMLSFPPLLLALIVIASLGSSLPVLIGTIAVLHASRVARVGRAVAMNIAALEFVEVARARGEALFSILFREIWPSTIRPLAVEFGLRLTYSILFLSSLSFLGLGIQPPEADWGSMVRENLNALQTGAYVAVLAPAFAIAILTVGVNLIVDWLGAQSGRAISEELT